In Lolium rigidum isolate FL_2022 chromosome 7, APGP_CSIRO_Lrig_0.1, whole genome shotgun sequence, the DNA window tggTGGGCCCCACTCTCGGCCAGCCCCAATAATTGATTTCACTATTTCTGTGACGCACAGGACCACGTGCGCCACATAATCTAGCTCGGTGCaccacataaatagacccaattatTGCTCGGTCTGTATATCTGCCCGTAGGCATTCGCCCTCCTCCCCTTCCGCACCCCCATCCGGCCCCCTCCCTCCTCCCTTCCGCAgccgccctcctcccctccctgcgCGGACGACGACAACGGTGACCAGGAGGAGCTCCTACCACTGCCGCGGCCTCTTTGCCATCAAGGCCAAGAATGGCGGAGCCTTCCCCAAGGCCGCGAagcctgccgccgccgctgagCCCAAGTTCTACCCCGCCGATGATGTCAAGCTGCGCACCGTCAGCACCCGCAAGCCGAAGCCCACCAAGCTcaggtgtgtcatgccgcctgTCTCTCTCGATCCCGTGCGGAAGCTTTAGGCTGATATCGATTTGGTTTGTCGCTCGCTCGCAGGTCTACCATCACGCCCGGGACGGTGCTGATCCTGCTCGCTAGGAGGTACATGGGGAAGCGCGTGGTGTTCCTCAAGCCGCTCAAGTCTGGCCTGCTCCTCATCACTGGTAAATCGCTGCTGCCTTCGGCACTGCAGTTGCTTTCCTTGATACCTTGTATTCTAGCTCAGTAGGGTAGCTGTATGCGTTGCTGATTACTGAACTAAGCTCACGGTTAGCTATCCAAAGTAATTATTTCATGGTAGAAGATCTCGCTTGTTTTGTTACCCACATCTAGCTTGTAGTCAGATAAATCAGATCGACCCTGTTACTAGCATTTGGTTTTGTTTGATTACTTCGTCTCGTACACCGGCGTTGTACCTGTTGTGTTTGGAATTGTGCTTTGAAAGGTGGCTTAGGAACTGCACTGAAATGCCCACGAAATACCGAATCTAGTTCTTGCATTATTTCTTTTTGGATTGTGTTACTTGTATGAGCATCCGTTGGTATACAAGTTATTCCTGGACATCAGACAATCTTACATATTATTGTGTTGTAAAGAAGCTGCCATTGGCATTTTGTAGTGGACAAGTTCTGAAGTAAATTCAGGGCTCCTCTTCTTTTTGAGTTTTAATTCAGTAGAAATTGTTTTATTATTCCTAGCAAGAGATTCAAATGACATGAATTTCATATGTTTGCCTCATGGTTTATGATGTTTGCCAACAGTGATTTTGCTACTAAATGTTTCAGTGAGAGCAGCTATGTTTCTTATTATGCTTGCTAGTTACACGAGGTGGGTGCTCAACTTAGGAGTTCATAAGTAATTGGGTGCAAGTTTATAATGAAATGGGTGCAAGTTCATATGATGGTCTATTACTGACACTGAATTAAAATGAATTGGGTGCAATTTCATAAGGATTTGGTCTTTAATTTTATTTTCACTTGCcgatgatacgttgcaaacgtatctataaatttttatgctacatgtttgttttacaccaatttctatatgttttgtttacacttcgttgcacttttatacattttacggaactaacctattgacaagatatcACAGTACCAGTTCCCtggtttctgttgttttgtatttcagaaaagttatataggaaatatactcggaattgtatgaaacaaaagtcgaagttcctattttactgtagcgaagacggagtccagaggagagatgaaggggcgccacgaggcggccacaccagcccttggcgcggcccaggccctggtcgcgcctaggggtggtgtgggcccctcgggcacccaccgacctcgcccttctgcctatttattcacctgttcgggaaaaacctaaacacccgagcctccatccacaaaaagttccatcgcggccgccatcgtcgaccctagctcgggagggttctgaagctctccccggcaccctgtcggagagagaaatcatcaccggaggcctctatatcgccatgtccgcctccgaagtgatgcgtgagtagttcatctctggactacgggtccatagcaggagctagatggttatcttctccaatttatgcttcatttttagatcttgtgagctcctatcatgatcaagatcatctttatgtaatgctacatattgtgtttgctgagatccgattaatattgaatactatggttgagatcgattatatacttggcatatgttatttgtgatcttgcatgctctccgttgctagtagatgctctggccaagtatgtgcttgtgactccaagagggagtatttatggtcgatagtgggttcatgcctctagtaatctggaagagtgagaataatttctaaggttgtagatgttttGTTGCTAATAGGgacaaaacaacaatgttttgtctaaagataattctattgtttactttacacaaatTTTTTaacgcgataatctgttgcttgcaacttaacactgaaaggggtgcggacgctaaccgcaaggtggattattagtcatagacgcagttggattactgtctatgtattatgttgtaatgcccaaatgaatcttgtcatgtatggtctttattctggcaattgcccagctgtaatttgttcacccagcatgttatttatctttatggagagacacatgtagtgaacagtggaccccggtcctttcttttacactgataaaagcatctactgcaaacacttgttatgtttacttactgcaagcactgttctctttaattccactgcaaacaaacatctctttctacactatacggttaatcctttattttcagcaaaaccggtgagattgacaacctcactgtaagttggggcaaaacattttggttgtgttgtgtgcaggttccacgttgttgctgacgccggtagtgcgccctgccaaaagtcagctagcaacacctttagaagtcactcctttctcctactggtcgtttaaaccttggtttcctactaagggaaaacttgctactgtgctcatcatacttcctcttggggtttcccaacggtgtgctctgcactcatcaagctacttttctggcgccgttgtcggggagaaagaggatttctgcaaggggagtctctcatctccaatctctttactttgttattgttatgcttagtttattttactttgtattgtttgcttcattatatcaaaaacacaaaaaaaattagtttttattatagcttttatttattttgctatgttttaattttcctaaaatgggtactcctgaaaatactaagttgtgtgtctttactagcacaaacaacaatgattttatttgtacaccttgCTCCACCTGTTCCTAAAGCAGCTTtttgtgaaattaaacctgctttgttaaatcttgttatgaaagaacaATTTTATGGTGTTACTATTGATGATgttgcttctcaccttaataattttgttgaactttgtgagatgcaaaagtataaggatgcagatggtgacattattaaattgaaattgtttcctttccctTTGAGAGTGAGAGCTAAAGATTAGttactatctttgcctagaaatagtattgattctttggTAAAAttcaaagatgctttcattggaaaatattatcctcctgctaagatatatccttgagaagtgacataatgaaatttagacaatttgataatgaatatgttgctcaagcttcggaaagaatgaaatctttggtaaagaattgtcccactcatggactgactacttggatgatcatctaaactttttatgcaggactaaaattttcttcaagaaaccttctggattcagctgctggaggtacctttatgtccattactttgggggctgcaacaaaactccttgatgatatgacgATAAATTATTCTTaatggcacaccgagagggctccacaaggtaagaaggtaaattctgttgaagaaacctccttcttgagtgataagattgataccattatgtctatgcttgttaatgctaaaactcatgttgatccaaataatgttcctttagcttctttggttgctcaagaagagcatgttgatgtgaacttcattaaaagcaataattttaacaacaatgcttataggaataacttTGCTAGTAACaattatatgccatatccttctaataatggaaatgcttatggaaattcttatggcAATACATACAACaacaataaaagtgcaccctctgatcttgaagtcatgcttaagaactttattagtaaacaaactgcttttaataaatccgtTGAGAAAatttttggtaaaattgatgttcttgtttctaaagttgatagccttgctcttgatgttgaacttcttaaactaaaagttatgcctcatgatgttaaagaaagcaaaattttgaatgccattcaagttagaattaataacAATCTTagcatgttggctgaattgcatgctaggtgggaaagagaagatggaaTTGAAAGAAATAATAATAtgactaaagtttgtaccattaccaccaccagtagttctgaagtctcaaatgctagcaaaccttttaatattaatggtaaaataattggtgtaggaaaagtccccactccttctacaaaatttccTAGAACCACTCGAAAATGTTTCGAtaagagtgctgaaattttttgaagtatgggagacaatagtccttttacctttgataataatgactttgattttgatgattccaatatctctgaagtaattaagctcttacaaaatcttgctagaagtcTTAAtgatagtgctataaatatggcttttacaaaatatattacaaatgctctcatgcaaattagagaagagaaattaaaacgagAAGCTTATATTCctgggaagttagaagatggttgggagcccatcattaatatgagagtagatgaatttgaatgctttatgtgatcttggtgcgacAATTTATGTTATGCTTagaaaaatttatgatatgctcaatttgccaccgttggaacaatgttatttggatgttcatctttctGATATTGCTAAGAAGAACCTTTTGGGAGAGTTAATATGTTCTTATGATGGTTAATAATAAATTTTTCCCCATTTATTTtgctgttttggatattgaatgcaatgcttcttgtcctattattttgggaagaccttttcttagaactgttggtgctgttattgatatgagagatgggattattaaatatcaattaccactcaagaaaagtatggaacacttccctagaaaaataaaagaagtcatcttttgattctattattaggacaagttatgatgttgatgcttcacttgaaaatacttgatgcgagctctttttctgcgcctagctgaaaggcgttaaagaaaagcactcttggaagataacccatgttttatttctgtaatttttctttttttgggtCTTGTAAGTTATTACTTCTttaataacctcttcttatcatttttatttcgtttttgtgccaagaatagcgtctaataggaagaaagtaagattttggGNNNNNNNNNNNNNNNNNNNNNNNNNNNNNNNNNNNNNNNNNNNNNNNNNNNNNNNNNNNNNNNNNNNNNNNNNNNNNNNNNNNNNNNNNNNNNNNNNNNNAGGCCATATGTGTCACCCGAGGATCTCTTGAactggaccatgccaaatgcacttcttcctcgataataatgggaagaggcaatcGTGGCACCCGCAGaattgtcgggggaagaccctgggtagggcaaaggactaagaacagctggctcaaggcctgtcggcccgcggcaaaggccggctgaggagcagccggctggagccgtggccgactACCCTGGGAGCCGGCTGGTTCAAAGTCCACGCTGGTCTGGCCATAGCtgtctgcgctgtggctgggccggcttcaacttgccatatccggcttggtttgtctctcccctgaccggctcgaagctggtgagccttgcaggagaaggaacctGAAAGGCGATCCGGCTCCTaaagtccacgatgatctcaCCTTCCGTAAAGTGCGTGGGCATTGTAGAGCAACAAGTGCCTCTCACTCGACATGCCATCATGGCTCACGCCGCGCGCATACGGGCTGCAGGGCCatcgatggcgacagggacacctcctctccataccgctgacttcggTTGCGTGACAAGACAAGGCTTCCACGTCCAACGGCCCTCGACGCCGCGCGCTCGGGAACGAGCGGGAAGCCGGAGCCGCCAGCCACCCGCaggtcatagggacttctttgtaaagTGCTAGCGccatataagctgcactacccctctcgtgcgggggatcgatcattccttactcattctagtcttagcgctgccccgtgagagagaccttcgtctaccttagcctcccgtgagcacgccggatacagctctaggagcaccattgtaccgtgTTGCATCTTATACATTCATAgcagagtagaggtgttacctccacaggagggcctcgaacctcgggtacgtcgccgtgtcgctcgtgcccatacccgcatccggataccgccgtaagatcatactaggaaccactctctttagccaccctatggcatatgccgtgacgataccacgacatttggcgcccaccgtggggccttcatcgtctgcggccggtgtcttcatcccgacgggcctcaccatcaccaccggcgagcgagtcgcttcaggcttgatctcggAGATCCGGCTCCTCGATCGCGCCGCCGACAAcgccggctgcttcgccgacaggcccttccctgccggcggcagcgtcatctccttttggtggacacgacgtctacgtcgcaactcgccgcaccgccgcgctacccgcggcagtgtGCCGCGCCGTGCAAGCCCTCCCACAGGAGCCGGCGCCGCAACGCCTCGCCAGCCCTCGCATCGTGCAGGTCATGGCAACCGCTGACCTCTATCCATACTAAGACCAACATGGTTTTTTTGATacaagtccacgcgcgtccgcggccccgACTCGGAGCGCAACGTCGACGACCACGCATCCGGCTCGGCCCAAAGCAGCCCGTGCCACCATCCCGGCCGGACGGAGTGCGGGCGAAGTTGAGCTCCCGCTCACCGCAGCGGCGACCCCACCGCCATCGAGGCGGACCTCGGAGGCgcatcgcgcactcctcctcggcAGAGCCGAAGAGATAGCCACCGCCAAGCGCCAGCCGGAAATCACCCGGCGCGAATACGACCGCGCCACGGCTCACGCCGGGCGGTGACAACCCCAGCCTGAGCCGGCCCGATTCGCCGGAGAGGAGGCGGCTTAGCCGCCGAAATCGACCGCGATGGCGCGGAAGCGCCGGCCCGGTCCGCGGAGCTAccaatctacaacacccccgacaagaacatgctcgcggccgaagccgccgcagaagagccgaGCCTCCTTGACggagaagagctacgccgccgaCGAGGCGGGTGGCTGAGTTGTGCCATGCCGCAGCCGAACAGTGCAAGGAACCCTGTGTACGCCAACGCTCCTGCAGCTTCACGCTCGTGGTGCAGCAGTGAACACACAGTGGACGCCcgtggacacggccgagtcctctCGCGCAAGCACCAAGTCGGCGCCGAGACTCCCGTGCCACACACGCAAGCTCCAGCCGGACAAGCCGGCCGGGAAGCGGCAACAGACCGGCCTCCACCAagacggaaccaggagcaagactccgagcagcCGGCGCCCGTACGCCAACATCGGCCGGCTCGTAAgcaagcggcgccgccacccgGCACGCTCCCGGCCGGGTCCGCGCGTCGAGCCGGCTTGACGCTCGAGAccgctcgaccggctggtcgaatcccgcatcgcggaagaagaagggccagccggcccaaagtgcttcgggccccgcatcgccaacgagcccatgatcgacggccgtgctcccccgcgacacccccaagtacgacggcgaccgccaagccggaggaccggcTACTGGACTATTCCACCGTAGTCGGCATCGCTagaggcaacaagcgctgggcggtatGCTACTCCCCGATGgccggtcggctccgcccgcaccggctcaacaacctgccagccacgGCAGATCGacggctggctggatttcgaggaagccttcatcggcaacttcaccggcacctaccgccggccgggtcgccctcgccAGCCTGGAGATGTGCAAGCagtggcccggacgagacggatcgcgcgtaccgacgCGGctcggtgcgagatgcgcaactcttgcgagggtgtgcacgagatccaagccatcagccttcttcatgggaggctgccagcccaacaccatgttgtggcacaagctaGGCCGCAGCGAACCCAAGACCGTGGCGGTCCCgatggccatcgcggacaagtacgcTTGGCCGAGGAAGTCGGAAAAGCGCCGGCCGAAGCATCGCCGGCTCCGTCCGAAGCGGGACCACCACAAGCCGGCCgagaacaagccggccgagggcgcctcccatggtagccggcgggacaactaccgcggcaagcggcacagcgaccagccggaccgccggtacggctccgcccatgtggcagctcgtagtcggaccatgcggcggccGGGGCAGCCGGCGCCGGAAACAAGACCGGCCCCGGAAGCCGAAGTTCACctttgagcagatgctcgactcggctGTGCAAGTACCACATCGGCAAGAACCCGTCCAACCACACCACTCGCGatcgccacttcatgaagcggttgacaagcggcgaaccgctcccacctccacccccgcctccaccagccggcgggctGGGTGGCCAAGTCGGCACAgaaaacgccaacctcgagcaccacgaggctaaccaagtgcagcaTGGCCGCTACCTGGccgaggatgccacctacatcatcttcacctccgagcccgaggacaagacgagccagcagagccgttcctcgaggtcaacgcggtcataccgccggtccccgcaCCTGAACCGGTCGAGCAtgccatcacatttgatcgccgcgacacaccggttgtcctgccgaagccgggcagctacgccatggtcctcgaccccaccatcgagcACAACCCGGTGCAGCATGCGCTTCTCGCGgtcctcatcgatgggggcagcaagcatcaacatcctctaccgcgacaccgcccgcaagccgggcatccagaggccgagttgcgccccacccccatcgtcttccatggcatcgtgccgagCCACCGCTGCCAGCCCGATCGGCCGAATCATGctcggaggtgatgttcgggaagccggaccacttccgcaccgagaagatcgagatcgaggtggtggaccttgtCGTCCCTACCACACGCTCCCGGGCCGTCCGACCCCGacaaagttcatggcggtgccccactacgggtacccgaagatgaagctgcctggcccaaaaggggtcatcaccgtagccggcgactatcgccgcaccATGGACTATGCCACGCagtagctccaagatggcccggacgttggtcatcgccaccgagaagcagcctcatccacgacgccgtcgccttggCCAAGGCCGCGCGACGGACATGCTAGctgtaggcaacccggctgggacgactccacttccagccggccaacaacaccaagaagatcccgctggacccggcgcagccgggacaagtacgtcaccatcggtgccggcttgaacagcaacaggaaagcgagctcaccagccttcctccgtgagaatcgagacatcttcgcatggtctccaagggacatgccgggtgtgccgaggagttggctgagcaccacctccacgtcggcccgaagccaagccggtgaagcaaccccttcaacgcttcgccgaagaaagaagaaaggccatcggtgaagaaatcgccggctgctcgcagccggcttcatcatgggaagtaccgcacccggactggttggcgaacccggtcctggtcctgaagaagaacggctcctggcgcatgtgtatcgactacaccagcctaaaCAAGGCGTGCCTGAAGGACCCCTCCCCCCTGccacgcatagatcaagtcatagattcgATCACCGGGCCGTGAACTCGTTGTCTTTCCTAGACGCCTATCCAGTGCTACCAccgcattcctttgaatccggatgatcaaataaagacttcgttcattaccccgtacggtgcTTATTGCtatacgactatgccattcggcttgaaaaacgcaggcgaCACcttccaaaggtgcatgcaaaagtgcttgcaagatcaaatcggcagaaatgttcacgcatatgtggatgatgtcgttgtaaaaaccaaggagacgcGTACCTCCTTGACGAtctcgagagaaaccttcaccaatctgcgaagattccggatgaagctcaacccggccaagtgcacgttcggcgtgccgcTCGGCCAACTCctaggctacctcgtctctcagcaagggattgaagccaacccggagaagattagTGCCctcgagaagatggaactgccgcagtgcctcaaggacgtccagaagttcactagttgcctggcctccttgagccgcttcgtcagccggctgggggagaaggcactgcccctgtaccagtTGCTGAAGAAATGGGACAAATtcatctggtcaccgcaggcggatgaatccttccgtgacttaaagcgcgtgctctcaaccgcgcccatcctcgcatcggcggcttcaatggagccgatgctgttatacattgctgccaccaatcgtgtggttagcgtcgtcccggtggtggagcgcaaagaagccggcaaggagcagccGGTTCGGCCGCCCGGcctactacctcagcgaggtgctttcccagtcgaagcaaaactacccccactaccaga includes these proteins:
- the LOC124672492 gene encoding 60S ribosomal protein L6-like codes for the protein MNRLMVQFQQTTGPCSYSSHLENLGPKYNDKELTPLDLFRETHCSKMKGLSPTVEDALVSQHAKHSPSSPSAPPSGPLPPPFRSRPPPLPARTTTTVTRRSSYHCRGLFAIKAKNGGAFPKAAKPAAAAEPKFYPADDVKLRTVSTRKPKPTKLRSTITPGTVLILLARRYMGKRVVFLKPLKSGLLLITGKSLLPSALQLLSLIPCILAQ